In the genome of Phaeodactylum tricornutum CCAP 1055/1 chromosome 18, whole genome shotgun sequence, one region contains:
- a CDS encoding predicted protein, giving the protein MSSGSNLASALMGPPVCSLVPPGVCQFGPDFTAASLLERIKVSPTSSLLRFGLPDANQPLNLSTCACILANADIDGEDVTRPYTPISTNADIGYFDMLIKDYGKDAKMSRYMCEVLQPGEAVNFKHINPNVKLQAPFSFDHILMLVGGTGLTPMVQALHAILGSINPTIDSKKPKVTMLYGSKSSDDILGKDLLDQWAKDYPEQFKLITVLSDEPEDSDWKGERGYITKDLVADNFPSPDADNLQVFVCGPPPMYNALSG; this is encoded by the coding sequence ATGTCTTCTGGATCGAACCTTGCCTCTGCCTTAATGGGCCCCCCGGTTTGCTCCCTTGTACCTCCCGGAGTCTGCCAGTTTGGCCCAGATTTTACGGCCGCTTCCTTGTTGGAGCGCATCAAAGTTTCTCCGACTTCTTCGTTGTTGCGGTTTGGCCTGCCTGATGCCAACCAGCCCTTGAATCTCTCCACTTGCGCTTGCATTCTAGCAAACGCTGATATCGACGGCGAAGACGTGACGCGCCCCTACACGCCGATCAGTACCAACGCTGATATTGGTTACTTTGATATGCTCATCAAGGACTACGGAAAAGATGCCAAAATGTCGCGCTACATGTGTGAGGTGCTCCAGCCCGGTGAAGCTGTTAATTTCAAACATATCAATCCCAACGTGAAGCTCCAGGCGCCCTTTTCCTTCGATCATATACTGATGCTAGTGGGTGGAACAGGATTAACACCCATGGTGCAAGCGTTGCACGCCATTCTCGGTAGCATAAATCCAACCATCGATTCCAAGAAACCAAAAGTCACCATGTTGTACGGAAGCAAGTCGAGTGACGATATTCTCGGGAAAGACCTTCTCGATCAGTGGGCCAAGGACTACCCGGAGCAGTTTAAGCTCATCACCGTTCTTAGCGATGAACCAGAGGACTCGGACTGGAAAGGTGAGCGCGGATACATTACGAAAGACTTGGTCGCCGACAACTTTCCTTCGCCGGATGCTGATAATCTCCAAGTCTTCGTGTGCGGTCCGCCGCCAATGTACAACGCCTTGTCCGGA
- the cdc14 gene encoding predicted protein, whose amino-acid sequence HFFNMDHELVYWNFFLDFGPLNLGQFSRFALKLQDKLHKFPVVCFYSNTVPAKRANAIFLICAWQIVYLHRSPEQAFCGILTIGPLPPFHDASPVACTYDLTVMDCLRGMHKARSLGFYDEKSFDVEEYEHFEQVENGDLNWIVKDKILAFAGPSFERHVSPEGYCTLAPADYIPYFQRKKVELVVRLNKKLYHEQDFEQAGIRHMEAFFIDGSCPPMRILQQVLDGFESVPTGKAFAVHCKAGLGRTGTCIGAYLMKHYRFTAAEAIGWMRICRPGCVIGPQQHFLKQIESRMWQEG is encoded by the exons CACTTTTTCAACATGGACCACGAACTCGTGTACTGGAATTTCTTTCTCGATTTCGGTCCCTTGAATCTAGGGCAATTCTCGCGTTTCGCCCTAAAATTACAAGACAAGTTACACAAATTCCCCGTCGTGTGCTTTTATTCCAACACGGTACCCGCCAAACGCGCCAACGCCATCTTTTTGATTTGTGCTTGGCAAATTGTGTACCTGCATCGATCTCCGGAACAGGCCTTTTGCG GAATCTTGACGATTGGTCCGTTACCACCCTTTCACGACGCTTCACCAGTGGCATGCACGTATGATCTCACCGTCATGGATTGTTTGCGTGGCATGCACAAAGCCCGATCCTTGGGATTTTACGACGAGAAATCTTTCGACGTGGAAGAATACGAACATTTTGAGCAAGTTGAA AATGGCGATTTAAATTGGATCGTCAAAGATAAAATTTTGGCCTTTGCGGGGCCATCGTTCGAACGCCACGTGTCGCCGGAAGGCTACTGTACACTTGCCCCGGCCGATTACATTCCATATTTTCAACGGAAGAAAGTTGAGCTCGTCGTCCGACTCAATAAGAAACTATATCACGAACAAGACTTTGAGCAAGCGGGTATTCGCCATATGGAGGCTTTCTTCATTGATGGTTCCTGCCCGCCCATGAGGATATTGCAACAAGTTCTAGACGGGTTTGAATCGGTACCGACCGGTAAGGCATTTGCGGTACACTGCAAAGCTGGGTTGGGGCGGACGGGTACATGTATTGGTGCCTACCTAATGAAGCACTATCGTTTCACCGCTGCCGAAGCTATTGGCTGGATGCGTATTTGCCGACCGGGGTGTGTCATTGGACCACAGCAGCACTTTTTGAAACAAATTGAATCTCGAATGTGGCAAGAAGGC
- a CDS encoding predicted protein — protein MSSKSNVGSALTGPPVCSLVPPGVCQFGPEFTAASLLGRIKVSPTSSLLRFGLPDANQPLNLSTCACILAKITVDGEDFTRPYTPISTNADIGRFDLLIKNYGEDTKMSRYMCEVLQPGEAVHFKHIDPNVKLQAPFPFDHILMLVGGTGLTPMVQALHAILGSINPTIDSKKPKVTMLYGSKSSDDILGKDLLDQWAKDYPEQFKLITVLSDEPEDSDWKGERGYITKDLVADNFPSPDADNLQVFVCGPPPMYNALS, from the coding sequence atgtcttccaaatcgaacGTCGGCTCTGCCTTAACGGGCCCCCCCGTTTGCTCGCTTGTTCCTCCCGGAGTCTGCCAGTTTGGTCCAGAATTTACGGCCGCTTCATTGTTGGGACGTATCAAAGTTTCTCCGACTTCTTCGTTGTTACGGTTTGGCCTGCCTGATGCCAACCAGCCCTTGAATCTCTCCACTTGCGCTTGCATTCTAGCCAAAATTACCGTCGATGGCGAAGATTTCACGCGCCCCTACACGCCGATCAGCACGAACGCTGACATTGGACGCTTCGATTTGCTCATCAAGAACTACGGCGAAGATACCAAAATGTCGCGTTACATGTGTGAGGTGCTCCAGCCCGGTGAAGCTGTTCATTTCAAACATATCGATCCCAACGTGAAGCTCCAGGCGCCCTTTCCCTTCGATCATATACTGATGCTAGTGGGTGGAACAGGATTAACACCCATGGTGCAAGCGTTGCACGCCATTCTCGGTAGCATAAATCCAACCATCGATTCCAAGAAACCAAAAGTCACCATGTTGTACGGAAGCAAGTCGAGTGACGATATTCTCGGGAAAGACCTTCTCGATCAGTGGGCCAAGGACTACCCGGAGCAGTTTAAGCTCATCACCGTTCTTAGCGATGAACCAGAGGACTCGGACTGGAAAGGTGAGCGCGGATACATTACGAAAGACTTGGTCGCCGACAACTTTCCTTCGCCGGATGCTGATAATCTCCAAGTCTTCGTGTGCGGTCCGCCGCCAATGTACAACGCCTTGTCC
- a CDS encoding predicted protein: MTVQEFQSCLAQSLQQWEQQGRKGIWIHVPPGQADKIPIATSLGFDFHLIVAPENARKDGDGADPTHAGTPNVLVLTKWLPPNVPSRLPHGPTHQIGVGCLILHPLDETRMLVVQEKSGPAAAYGLWKMPTGLADPHEDLHDAAVRELHEETGLHASFQGVLVFRQAHASKKTATARLGRTVSDMFFVCRM, from the coding sequence ATGACGGTGCAGGAATTCCAGTCCTGTCTGGCCCAAAGCTTACAACAATGGGAGCAACAGGGCCGTAAGGGTATATGGATTCACGTACCACCTGGTCAAGCCGATAAAATACCGATCGCGACGTCCCTGGGCTTTGACTTTCATCTCATTGTGGCGCCCGAAAACGCTAGGAAAGACGGCGATGGAGCCGATCCGACCCATGCCGGTACGCCCAACGTGTTGGTACTGACCAAATGGCTCCCACCGAACGTACCGTCGCGACTACCCCACGGTCCCACGCACCAAATCGGCGTCGGCTGTCTAATCCTGCACCCGCTCGACGAAACCCGCATGCTCGTGGTGCAAGAAAAGTCGGGACCGGCTGCCGCCTACGGATTGTGGAAAATGCCGACCGGGTTGGCCGATCCGCACGAAGACCTCCACGATGCCGCCGTGCGGGAACTCCACGAAGAAACCGGACTGCACGCAAGCTTTCAAGGCGTCCTCGTTTTCCGACAAGCACATGCCTCCAAGAAAACAGCAACTGCCCGGCTCGGACGGACCGTGTCGGACATGTTCTTTGTCTGTCGCATG
- a CDS encoding predicted protein, translated as MSAVVATTKSYTHVVSADGRTMTVRLHAAQSSRDCFSADQPSTGHAVWFAAENLTQMLVDQVRSPSKSWREARHVLELGAGPGLVGIWAAKLLEDGGSGARDNGNLTPGTETRQYLFTDGDADVVALLQRNCDYNAMPDSVVCAKLWWGPEESSALRSLRPGGFDIILGADLIYGREHTLQQGNVLDNLMSTVQTLLAINGVFYLAFTRRDLPVDVVLACAEKHGMVYELEEDYVFDIFDTNTDGQTCFWRDAIYAFRRTRIAASPLLPAAATPDGAVDRGCGHDGIIP; from the coding sequence ATGAGTGCTGTGGTGGCGACGACCAAGTCGTACACGCACGTGGTGTCCGCAGACGGACGCACTATGACGGTACGCTTACACGCGGCCCAGAGCAGTCGTGATTGTTTCTCCGCCGATCAGCCCAGTACCGGACACGCCGTCTGGTTTGCGGCGGAGAATCTGACGCAAATGCTGGTGGATCAGGTCCGTTCGCCCTCGAAGAGTTGGAGGGAAGCCCGACATGTATTGGAACTCGGGGCAGGACCCGGCTTGGTAGGGATATGGGCAGCCAAGCTTCTCGAAGACGGCGGTAGTGGTGCCCGTGATAACGGCAATCTTACTCCTGGCACTGAAACTCGGCAATATCTATTCACAGACGGGGATGCGGATGTTGTGGCTTTGTTGCAGCGGAATTGTGACTACAACGCGATGCCAGACAGTGTCGTGTGCGCCAAACTTTGGTGGGGACCCGAGGAATCGTCCGCGTTGCGAAGTTTGCGTCCGGGAGGCTTCGACATTATACTCGGCGCCGATTTGATTTACGGACGTGAGcatactttgcaacaagGGAACGTCCTAGACAATCTCATGAGTACCGTGCAAACGCTGCTGGCAATCAATGGCGTTTTCTACCTGGCTTTCACCCGGCGAGATTTGCCCGTGGACGTCGTTCTGGCTTGTGCCGAGAAACACGGAATGGTGTACGAGCTAGAAGAAGACTATGTTTTTGATATTTTTGACACCAATACTGATGGGCAGACTTGTTTCTGGAGAGACGCTATTTATGCTTTTCGTCGAACACGCATTGCGGCGTCGCCATTGCTTCCGGCTGCGGCAACACCTGATGGCGCCGTCGATAGAGGGTGTGGACACGACGGAATAATACCATAG
- a CDS encoding predicted protein — MVFLHSIFLFLVFVSMPRVARSWSSTSPNRMESLVRQYFEGVNQQDPEMIRRCFGETATIWDVCGINSSRRTVKAKDLVDRCMDFVTAHPDCVVKFHYGPECGRTSGWVVAHWYETGTWTGESCGLVPTNEHMAVEGQTRFLVDETELKIKEFVVTRTYTDWEKTLLEKQQNDSQT, encoded by the coding sequence ATGGTGTTCCTGCATTctatttttcttttcttggtgTTCGTTAGCATGCCCAGAGTTGCCCGGTCGTGGTCCTCCACGTCTCCGAACCGCATGGAAAGTCTCGTCCGCCAGTACTTTGAAGGCGTCAACCAACAGGATCCGGAAATGATCCGCAGATGCTTCGGCGAGACCGCCACCATATGGGACGTTTGCGGTATAAACAGCTCAAGGAGAACTGTGAAAGCAAAAGATTTGGTGGATCGGTGTATGGACTTCGTCACGGCGCATCCTGATTGCGTGGTCAAGTTTCATTACGGACCTGAGTGTGGCCGGACGTCTGGTTGGGTGGTAGCGCACTGGTACGAAACTGGAACATGGACAGGCGAAAGCTGCGGTTTGGTCCCAACGAACGAACACATGGCCGTCGAAGGGCAAACCAGGTTTTTGGTAGACGAAACAGAACTTAAAATCAAGGAGTTTGTAGTCACTCGAACGTATACTGATTGGGAAAAGACATTGCTggaaaaacaacaaaacgaTTCTCAAACCTAG
- a CDS encoding predicted protein — protein MEKNEKIEQIRNRRLRILASLALGCCLVGAVFVSFQGSDFFSDKPPSSSKPSLAKASDVAGPSESQLVAQVKELDQKVRDIKKTGVFLEVDPKGLEASRQLQDATRHLLARRYGSKEPYRVRVDLKFQESNPTYEANGEDGSFTIELAPSRLVPHSIFSFLEIARHWDDHKGAFHRRANHVLQVTVKGNQVPHLAFQEYSDLFPHVKGTVGYAGRPSGPAWYVSIMNNSNNHGPGSQQAANPHEADSCFGKVVEGFDDVVLKRITKMPGTGFLDKDKHVFIDKMTILVLDDTGKYVPWKQSGTLVHSDPHAVYAYIKPISLIGNDSLCHEASIDSNATIILIIRYYNVLFKVREKTGHKGRIFERAKKTTKSTGRRRRPKSKRGLKFQSTCVFDLMTVKRCLALPRDVFLAGAFIMKSANILTRLLLVWLQFTASSGAFAPARLGSTRTHRGSSCNSSSPPLVKSGGNWPNFLASFHQTDSNAKNNVVNQLVYQLAQESPNATYINECIPQLEELGKATVGVDENDSSRFERVIGLYNVSFVQTRQKDENPVGGRWTRSSGFAQKILRTRRTLQHVLPANDTGCARALMFQNRKVVAEAINVIVLEAFNGWIRTTILLRGDCVPLNTTERIQGTCQPLSPLAVRVWFDAPRIIIGRTGRFFNLNVGPQSSVVLDTPFVDERVRLGLGGRSGTRFVFARCDTQDTEATAFRTLLQRKPWSKVKTLSVLVGICGVGIYSAIGRAEKPILGGAISVFSALFAMLIAFSSGGIEQENISAKQALE, from the exons ATGGAAAAGAACGAAAAGATTGAGCAAATTCGCAACCGCAGGTTGCGAATCTTGGCCAGCCTTGCTTTGGGTTGTTGCCTCGTTGGGGCCGTGTTTGTTTCCTTCCAGGGAAGCGACTTCTTCTCCGACAAGCCACCGTCCTCGTCAAAGCCGTCGCTCGCGAAGGCTTCTGATGTAGCGGGGCCTTCAGAGTCACAGTTGGTGGCACAAGTGAAAGAGCTGGACCAAAAAGTCCGTGACATTAAAAAGACTGGCGTTTTCCTAGAGGTCGACCCGAAAGGTCTCGAAGCGAGTCGTCAACTCCAAGACGCCACTCGACACCTTTTGGCACGCCGATACGGTAGCAAAGAACCCTACCGAGTCCGTGTGGACTTGAAATTCCAAGAATCAAATCCCACGTATGAGGCCAATGGCGAAGATGGGTCATTTACAATCGAACTGGCGCCGTCTCGTTTGGTACCGCACTCCATTTTTAGTTTTCTGGAAATCGCACGACACTGGGATGATCACAAAGGCGCCTTTCACCGCCGCGCCAATCACGTGCTGCAAGTCACCGTAAAAGGTAACCAAGTCCCGCACCTAGCCTTTCAGGAGTATAGCGACCTCTTCCCACACGTCAAGGGAACAGTGGGCTATGCTGGAAGACCAAGTGGACCGGCTTGGTACGTGTCTATTATGAATAATTCCAACAATCACGGGCCCGGGAGTCAGCAGGCCGCGAATCCGCACGAAGCAGATTcctgctttggaaaagtcgtGGAAGGCTTTGATGATGTGGTGCTGAAACGAATAACTAAAATGCCTGGAACGGGATTTTTGGATAAGGACAAGCACGTCTTCATTGATAAGATGACCATTCTCGTATTGGACGACACAGGAAAATATGTACCATGGAAACAATCTGGAACTCTGGTTCA CAGTGACCCACATGCAGTTTACGCTTACATTAAGCCTATATCACTCATTGGAAACGATTCCTTGTGCCACGAGGCGAGTATCGATTCAAATGCTACCATTATTCTTATCATTCGTTATTACAATGTGTTATTCAAAGTCAGAGAAAAAACAGGACACAAAGGTCGGATATTCGAGCGCGCCAAAAAAACTACCAAAAGCACGGGGCGGCGCCGGCGTCCAAAATCGAAACGTGGGCTGAAATTTCAATCGACATGTGTGTTTGACTtgatgacagtgaagcgCTGTTTGGCCTTACCGAGAGACGTCTTTTTGGCAGGTGCCTTCATAATGAAGTCGGCTAACATCCTGACACGATTGCTGCTGGTGTGGCTACAATTCACAGCGTCTTCGGGAGCATTTGCTCCGGCCCGTTTGGGCTCAACTCGAACGCATCGTGGTTCCTCATGCAATTCGTCGTCTCCGCCTTTGGTAAAGTCAGGAGGAAATTGGCCAAATTTCCTAGCGTCTTTCCATCAAACGGACAGTAACGCGAAAAACAACGTCGTGAATCAGCTGGTGTACCAACTCGCGCAAGAGTCCCCCAATGCGACCTATATCAATGAATGTATTCCGCAGCTAGAAGAGCTTGGGAAAGCTACTGTTGGTGTGGACGAGAATGACTCCAGTCGCTTTGAACGCGTGATAGGTCTCTACAACGTCAGCTTTGTCCAAACGCGACAAAAGGACGAAAATCCGGTAGGAGGGCGTTGGACACGGTCGTCCGGATTCGCCCAAAAGATCCTCCGTACTCGCCGCACTCTGCAGCATGTACTTCCAGCGAACGACACCGGTTGTGCACGGGCATTGATGTTCCAAAATCGTAAAGTCGTTGCTGAAGCTATCAACGTGATTGTGCTGGAAGCCTTTAATGGTTGGATACGCACGACAATTTTGCTTCGTGGAGATTGCGTTCCGTTGAACACAACGGAGCGGATACAAGGCACGTGCCAGCCGCTCTCTCCGTTGGCGGTTCGAGTTTGGTTCGACGCACCTCGAATCATCATCGGGCGAACAGGACGGTTTTTCAATCTGAATGTTGGACCGCAAAGCAGTGTTGTCTTGGATACTCCCTTCGTAGACGAACGTGTCCGCTTAGGTCTAGGAGGACGGTCGGGTACGCGCTTTGTATTTGCCAGATGCGACACTCAAGATACGGAAGCGACAGCCTTTCGAACGTTACTGCAGAGAAAGCCATGGAGCAAGGTCAAGACATTATCTGTTTTGGTCGGTATATGCGGGGTGGGAATCTACAGTGCGATTGGCCGCGCAGAAAAGCCGATCTTAGGAGGCGCAATATCTGTATTCTCCGCTTTGTTTGCAATGTTGATTGCCTTTTCGAGTGGAGGTATAGAGCAGGAGAATATATCCGCCAAGCAAGCTTTAGAGTAG